A stretch of Bradyrhizobium sp. CCBAU 53338 DNA encodes these proteins:
- a CDS encoding methyl-accepting chemotaxis protein, with translation MFAKISIRAKIISVVSFLLVAMAGMGLLAVMKMRTINANTVDITTNWMPSVRVIGDLRAAVITYRNVVRQHMLAESLEDKLATEKVAATVLEALAKSRKKYETMITSAEEQKLYGDWSKLWDDYKKGTEDVFALSRKEAGKVPHEAQELNTTKVNKIGLAADEILTRDIELNTKGGDQAAADAADTFYYAFMLVAIILGAAVIAGIGVGFYLVQDVSAGINSIIQPMQALGRGDLSADVPHRCEKTEIGAMADVLQIFKEALIAKKAADETAAADAEAKIERGRRVDNITREFETMIGEIVQTVSSASTQLEASASTLTSTADRSQRMATTVAAASEEASTNVQSVASATEEMASSVGEISRQVQESARMAGDAVGQARATTERVSELSKAASRIGDVVELINTIAGQTNLLALNATIEAARAGEAGRGFAVVASEVKALAEQTAKATGEIGQQISGIQAATNDSVGAIKEISSTIERLSEISSAIAAAVEEQGAATQEIARNVQQAAQGTQQVSSNITDVQRGATETGTASSQVLSAAQMLSNDSSRLKTEVSKFLTNVRAA, from the coding sequence ATGTTCGCCAAGATTTCCATTCGCGCCAAGATCATCAGTGTCGTGTCGTTCCTGCTGGTCGCAATGGCGGGCATGGGTCTGCTCGCCGTCATGAAGATGCGGACGATCAACGCCAACACCGTCGACATCACCACGAACTGGATGCCGAGCGTGCGCGTGATCGGTGATTTGCGCGCCGCCGTCATCACCTACCGCAACGTCGTCCGCCAGCATATGCTGGCCGAAAGCCTCGAGGACAAGCTCGCGACCGAGAAGGTCGCGGCGACCGTGCTCGAAGCGCTGGCCAAATCGCGCAAGAAGTACGAGACGATGATCACCTCTGCGGAGGAGCAGAAGCTGTACGGTGATTGGTCCAAGCTTTGGGACGATTACAAGAAGGGCACCGAGGACGTCTTCGCACTGTCGCGCAAGGAAGCCGGCAAGGTGCCGCACGAGGCGCAGGAGCTGAACACCACCAAAGTCAACAAGATCGGTCTGGCTGCGGATGAGATCCTGACCAGGGACATCGAGCTCAACACCAAGGGCGGTGATCAGGCTGCCGCGGACGCCGCCGACACTTTCTATTACGCCTTCATGCTGGTCGCGATCATTCTCGGCGCTGCCGTCATTGCCGGCATCGGCGTCGGCTTCTACCTGGTTCAGGACGTGTCCGCCGGCATCAACTCGATCATCCAGCCGATGCAGGCGTTGGGTCGTGGCGACCTCTCCGCTGATGTCCCGCACCGCTGCGAGAAGACCGAGATCGGTGCGATGGCGGACGTACTCCAGATCTTCAAGGAGGCGCTGATCGCCAAAAAGGCGGCCGACGAGACCGCTGCGGCCGACGCCGAGGCCAAGATCGAGCGCGGACGTCGCGTCGACAACATCACCCGCGAGTTCGAGACGATGATCGGCGAGATCGTCCAGACCGTGTCGTCGGCCTCGACCCAGTTAGAGGCGTCCGCCTCGACGCTGACCTCGACCGCCGATCGCTCGCAGCGGATGGCAACCACGGTTGCCGCGGCCTCGGAAGAAGCCTCCACCAACGTGCAGTCGGTCGCATCCGCGACCGAAGAGATGGCCTCCTCGGTCGGCGAGATCAGCCGTCAGGTGCAAGAATCGGCGCGGATGGCGGGCGACGCCGTCGGCCAGGCCCGTGCCACCACCGAGCGCGTCAGCGAGCTGTCGAAGGCGGCCTCCCGCATCGGCGACGTCGTCGAGCTGATCAACACCATTGCCGGCCAGACCAACCTCTTGGCGCTGAATGCAACCATCGAGGCGGCGCGCGCCGGTGAAGCCGGCCGCGGCTTCGCGGTGGTCGCCTCCGAGGTGAAGGCGCTCGCCGAACAGACCGCCAAGGCGACCGGTGAGATCGGCCAGCAGATCTCGGGCATCCAGGCGGCGACCAACGACTCGGTCGGCGCGATCAAGGAAATCTCCTCGACCATCGAGCGGCTCTCGGAAATCTCCTCGGCCATCGCGGCCGCGGTGGAAGAGCAGGGCGCTGCAACCCAGGAAATCGCCCGCAACGTGCAGCAGGCGGCCCAGGGCACCCAGCAGGTCTCCTCGAACATCACCGACGTGCAGCGCGGCGCGACCGAGACCGGAACGGCCTCCTCGCAGGTGCTCTCGGCGGCCCAGATGCTGTCCAACGACTCGAGCCGGTTGAAGACCGAAGTCAGCAAGTTCCTGACAAACGTCCGCGCGGCCTGA
- a CDS encoding efflux RND transporter permease subunit gives MIALVRIALSRPYTFVVLALLLLIIGPLAALRTPTDIFPDIRIPVIGVVWQYTGLPPDQMSGRITTPFQRALTTTVNDIEHITANSYNGFGIIKIFFQPNVDIRTANAQVTAISQTLIKQMPPGATPPLILNYSASTVPIIQVALSGDGLTEQNLADIGINQLRTPLVTVPGAAIPYPFGGKLRQVQIDLDPTALQARGLSGQDVANALAAQNLITPVGTQKIGTFEYNIQLNNSPLKIDELGNLPIRTINGAMVYVRDVATVRDGNPPQTNIVHVDGNRSVLMMVLKAGATSTLDIIAGIKQKVIDVKDQLPDALKIGFIGDQSVFVRGAIEGVAFEGVIAALLTSVMILLFLGSWRSTIIIAVSIPLSVLGAIVMLSAIGETLNIMTLGGLALAVGILVDDATVTIENINYHLEQGKPVEQSILDGANQIVTPAFVSLLCICIVFVPMFFLTGVARFLFVPMAEAVMFAMIWSFILSRTLVPTMANYLLQAHVHHEGEPPKSRNPFVWFQRGFEVRFERIRGGYHDLLGLALAHRLVFVAGFLCVVGASFALVPFLGRNFFPAVDAGNILMHVRTQVGTRVEETANQLADVQKAVRKLIPGEIETMTDNIGMPISGINMTYNNTGVIGPQDGDIQIKLREGHKPTEEHVKVLREQLPRLFPGVSFAFLPADIVSQILNFGAPAPIDLQIRGANLSANFAYANNLLARVRRIPGVADARIQQSPSNPTFNIDVDRTRAQYVGLTERDVTNSLVVNLAGSSQVAPTYYLNPENGVSYSIVMQTPQYQIDSLSALQTLPITAAGNSQSPILGGIADIKRSVSSAVVSQYDIQSMVQIFATTSGRDLGAVSNDIRQAIADTAKEVPKGSSVVLLGQVQTMNSAFTGLLFGLLGAIVLIYFLIVVNFQSWSDPFVIITALPAALAGIVWMLFTTQTTLSVPALTGAIMCMGVATANSVLVISFARERYEELGDPIAAALEAGFVRFRPVLMTALAMIIGMAPMALGLGEGGEQNAPLGRAVIGGLIFATFATLMFVPVVFSMVHKKQGAKAAAPLETPHVAH, from the coding sequence ATGATTGCTCTGGTCCGTATTGCCCTGAGCCGGCCGTACACGTTTGTCGTGCTGGCGCTCCTGCTTCTGATCATCGGACCGCTGGCGGCGCTGCGGACGCCGACCGATATCTTTCCGGACATCAGAATCCCCGTGATCGGCGTGGTCTGGCAGTACACCGGCCTGCCGCCGGACCAGATGTCCGGCCGCATCACCACGCCGTTCCAGCGGGCGCTGACGACGACCGTCAACGACATCGAGCACATCACCGCCAATTCCTACAACGGCTTTGGCATCATCAAGATATTCTTCCAGCCCAATGTCGACATCCGCACCGCCAATGCGCAGGTGACGGCGATTTCGCAGACGCTGATCAAGCAGATGCCGCCGGGCGCGACGCCGCCCCTGATCCTGAATTACTCCGCCTCGACCGTGCCGATCATCCAGGTGGCGCTGTCGGGCGATGGGCTGACCGAACAGAATCTCGCCGACATCGGCATCAACCAGCTTCGCACCCCGCTGGTTACCGTGCCCGGCGCGGCGATCCCGTATCCGTTCGGCGGCAAGCTGCGCCAGGTCCAGATCGACCTCGACCCGACTGCGCTTCAGGCCCGGGGCCTGTCGGGCCAGGACGTCGCCAATGCGCTCGCCGCGCAAAACCTGATCACGCCGGTCGGCACCCAGAAGATCGGCACCTTCGAATACAACATCCAGCTGAACAACTCGCCGCTCAAGATCGACGAGCTCGGCAATCTGCCCATCAGGACCATCAACGGTGCGATGGTTTATGTGCGCGACGTCGCGACAGTGCGCGACGGCAATCCGCCGCAGACCAACATCGTCCATGTCGACGGCAACCGCTCGGTGTTGATGATGGTGCTGAAGGCGGGCGCGACTTCGACGCTCGATATCATCGCCGGCATCAAGCAGAAAGTCATCGACGTAAAGGATCAGCTGCCGGATGCCCTGAAGATCGGCTTCATCGGAGACCAGTCGGTATTCGTTCGCGGTGCGATCGAGGGCGTCGCCTTCGAAGGCGTGATCGCCGCGCTGCTCACCAGCGTCATGATCCTGCTGTTCCTCGGCAGTTGGCGCTCGACCATCATCATCGCGGTCTCGATCCCGCTGTCGGTGCTTGGTGCCATCGTCATGCTGTCGGCGATCGGCGAGACACTGAATATCATGACGCTCGGCGGTCTTGCGCTCGCGGTTGGCATCCTCGTCGACGACGCCACGGTGACCATCGAGAACATCAACTACCATCTCGAGCAGGGCAAGCCGGTCGAGCAGTCGATCCTCGACGGCGCCAACCAGATCGTGACACCGGCCTTCGTCTCGCTGCTCTGTATCTGCATCGTGTTCGTGCCGATGTTCTTCCTCACCGGCGTCGCGCGCTTCCTGTTCGTGCCGATGGCGGAAGCCGTGATGTTCGCGATGATCTGGTCGTTCATCCTGTCGCGCACGCTGGTGCCGACCATGGCGAATTATCTGCTGCAAGCGCATGTCCATCACGAGGGCGAGCCGCCGAAATCGCGTAATCCGTTCGTCTGGTTCCAGCGTGGTTTCGAGGTCAGGTTCGAGCGCATTCGCGGCGGCTATCACGATCTCCTGGGCCTCGCGCTGGCGCATCGCCTGGTGTTCGTCGCTGGCTTCCTCTGTGTGGTCGGCGCGTCCTTTGCGCTGGTGCCGTTCCTGGGTCGCAACTTCTTCCCCGCGGTCGATGCCGGTAACATCCTGATGCATGTCCGCACTCAGGTCGGCACCCGCGTCGAGGAGACCGCCAACCAGCTCGCCGACGTGCAGAAGGCGGTCCGCAAGCTGATCCCTGGCGAGATCGAGACCATGACCGACAACATCGGCATGCCGATCTCCGGCATCAACATGACCTACAACAACACCGGGGTTATCGGCCCGCAGGACGGCGACATCCAGATCAAGCTCAGGGAGGGCCACAAGCCGACCGAGGAGCACGTGAAGGTGTTGCGCGAGCAGTTGCCGCGGCTGTTCCCGGGCGTCAGCTTCGCGTTTCTGCCGGCCGACATCGTCAGCCAGATCCTGAACTTCGGCGCGCCGGCGCCGATCGACCTGCAGATCCGCGGCGCCAATCTCAGCGCGAACTTCGCGTATGCCAACAATCTGCTGGCCAGGGTCCGCCGGATTCCCGGGGTTGCCGATGCGCGCATCCAGCAATCGCCGAGCAACCCGACCTTCAACATCGACGTCGATCGCACCCGCGCGCAATATGTCGGCCTGACGGAGCGCGACGTCACCAACAGCCTCGTGGTCAATCTCGCCGGCTCCTCGCAGGTCGCGCCGACCTACTATCTCAACCCCGAGAACGGCGTGTCCTATTCGATCGTGATGCAGACTCCGCAATATCAGATCGATTCTCTCAGCGCGCTCCAGACGCTGCCGATCACCGCGGCCGGCAATTCGCAGTCGCCGATTCTCGGCGGCATCGCCGACATCAAGCGCTCGGTATCGAGCGCGGTGGTGTCACAATACGACATCCAGTCGATGGTGCAGATTTTCGCGACCACGTCTGGCCGCGATCTCGGCGCGGTGTCCAACGATATCCGCCAGGCAATCGCCGACACCGCCAAGGAGGTGCCGAAGGGCTCGTCCGTGGTGTTGCTCGGCCAGGTGCAGACCATGAACAGCGCTTTCACGGGTCTCTTGTTCGGCCTGTTGGGGGCCATCGTGCTGATCTACTTCCTCATCGTGGTGAACTTCCAGTCCTGGTCCGATCCGTTCGTCATCATCACTGCGCTGCCCGCGGCGCTCGCTGGCATCGTCTGGATGCTGTTCACGACCCAGACCACGCTGTCGGTGCCGGCGCTGACCGGCGCCATCATGTGCATGGGCGTCGCCACCGCCAACAGCGTGCTCGTGATTTCGTTTGCCCGCGAGCGCTACGAGGAACTCGGTGACCCCATCGCCGCGGCGCTGGAAGCCGGCTTCGTCCGGTTCCGGCCGGTGCTGATGACCGCGCTCGCCATGATCATCGGCATGGCGCCGATGGCCCTGGGACTCGGCGAGGGTGGCGAGCAGAATGCGCCACTAGGTCGCGCCGTCATAGGCGGCCTGATCTTTGCGACTTTCGCCACGCTGATGTTTGTTCCCGTGGTGTTCAGTATGGTACACAAGAAACAAGGCGCCAAGGCCGCCGCCCCATTGGAGACCCCGCATGTCGCCCACTGA
- the otnI gene encoding 2-oxo-tetronate isomerase, whose translation MPRFAANLSMMFTEVPFLDRFDAAAQAGFTAVEFLFPYDHPVEAVGERLKRNGLTQALFNLPPGDWNAGEKGFAALPSRFDDLKASLETALPYAKATGVKRLHLMAGIANRGERVAIEAFYKSVAWAAEFFAAHGIDIVLEPINARNVPGYFLNDFGFARDLIQELRLPNLKLQFDIYHCQIIHGDVTMRLREMMPIIGHIQIASIPSRNEPDGEELNYPFLFEELDRLGYAGFVGCEYNPRGKTTDGLAWFKPYAGVKS comes from the coding sequence ATGCCCCGTTTCGCCGCCAACCTCTCGATGATGTTCACCGAGGTACCGTTCCTCGACCGCTTCGACGCCGCCGCGCAGGCCGGCTTCACCGCCGTCGAATTTCTCTTCCCTTACGACCACCCGGTGGAAGCAGTCGGCGAGCGGCTCAAGCGCAACGGCCTGACGCAGGCATTGTTCAACCTGCCGCCGGGCGACTGGAACGCCGGCGAGAAGGGTTTTGCGGCGCTCCCCTCGCGGTTCGACGATCTCAAGGCGAGCCTGGAGACGGCGCTGCCTTACGCCAAGGCCACCGGTGTCAAGCGGCTGCATCTGATGGCCGGCATCGCCAATCGCGGCGAGCGCGTTGCGATCGAGGCGTTCTACAAATCGGTGGCGTGGGCCGCCGAATTCTTCGCAGCCCACGGCATCGACATCGTGCTCGAGCCGATCAATGCGCGCAACGTGCCCGGCTACTTCCTCAATGATTTCGGCTTTGCGCGCGATCTGATCCAGGAGTTGCGGCTCCCGAACCTGAAGCTCCAGTTCGACATCTATCACTGCCAGATCATCCACGGCGACGTCACGATGCGGCTGCGCGAGATGATGCCGATCATCGGTCACATCCAGATCGCCAGCATTCCCTCGCGCAACGAGCCCGATGGCGAGGAGCTGAACTATCCGTTCCTGTTCGAAGAGCTCGATCGGCTCGGCTATGCCGGCTTCGTCGGCTGCGAATACAATCCGCGCGGCAAGACCACCGACGGCCTCGCCTGGTTCAAGCCCTATGCGGGAGTGAAGTCGTGA
- the ltnD gene encoding L-threonate dehydrogenase, translating to MSASTSQNQRIAVIGLGSMGYGMATSLKRAGHTVTGCDVSADAVARFVKDGGAGATTPAEAAKGADTVVSVVVNAAQTETILFGKVGVAETLPKDGVFISSATMDPDVARRLAKQLEATGRHYLDAPISGGAQRAAQGELTILASGSPAAFAKARPALDAMAAKLYELGDAAGQGAAFKMINQLLAGVHIAAASEAIAFAAKQGLDIRKVYEVITASAGNSWMFENRMPHVLDGDYTPRSAVEIFVKDLGIIQDMARTARFPVPVSAAALQMFLMTSAAGMGRDDDASVARMYAQVTGVKLPGDK from the coding sequence ATGTCCGCCTCCACGTCTCAAAACCAGCGCATCGCCGTCATCGGGCTTGGCTCGATGGGATATGGCATGGCGACCTCGTTGAAGCGGGCGGGCCATACCGTGACCGGCTGCGACGTTTCAGCCGACGCGGTCGCGCGCTTCGTCAAGGACGGCGGCGCCGGCGCAACAACGCCGGCCGAGGCGGCCAAGGGCGCCGATACCGTCGTCAGCGTGGTCGTCAATGCGGCCCAGACCGAGACGATCCTGTTCGGCAAGGTTGGCGTCGCCGAGACCCTGCCGAAGGACGGCGTCTTCATCTCCTCCGCCACCATGGACCCTGACGTGGCGCGGCGTCTGGCAAAGCAGCTCGAGGCAACCGGCCGGCATTATCTCGACGCGCCGATCTCCGGCGGCGCCCAGCGCGCCGCGCAGGGCGAGCTGACGATCCTCGCCTCCGGCAGCCCGGCTGCTTTCGCCAAGGCGCGGCCTGCGCTCGATGCCATGGCGGCAAAGCTCTACGAGCTCGGCGATGCCGCGGGTCAGGGCGCCGCGTTCAAGATGATCAACCAGCTACTCGCCGGCGTGCACATTGCGGCCGCATCGGAAGCGATCGCGTTCGCGGCCAAGCAGGGCCTCGACATCCGCAAGGTCTATGAGGTGATCACAGCCTCCGCCGGCAATTCCTGGATGTTCGAGAACCGCATGCCGCACGTGCTCGACGGAGATTACACGCCGCGCAGCGCGGTCGAGATATTCGTCAAGGACCTCGGCATCATCCAGGACATGGCGCGCACCGCCAGATTCCCGGTGCCGGTCTCCGCTGCCGCGCTCCAGATGTTCCTGATGACGTCGGCCGCCGGCATGGGTCGCGACGACGATGCCTCGGTGGCGCGGATGTATGCGCAAGTCACCGGCGTCAAACTTCCCGGCGACAAGTAA
- the otnK gene encoding 3-oxo-tetronate kinase, with protein MTLALGCIADDYTGASDLANTLTRAGLRTMQTIGVPADDLKLPDVDAVVVSLKSRSIEAGLAVSRSRAAEKWLRGRGASHVLFKICSTFDSTDAGNIGPVMDALRADCGEAIVLVTPAFPETGRTVYQGNLFVGAVPLNESPLKDHPLNPMHDSNLVRVLARQSNTQIGLVDLATLARGADAVRARLAELSGKGIGAAIIDAVFDRDLETIGLVAAGHRLSVGASGIGLGLARALVSTGRVKPAAASSEQGAAVGGQVACLAGSCSQATLQQIANAERVMPVLHLDTQRILTGTGEAQRALDWARPRLADGPVLIASSATPADVAALQARHGRDAAGHAIEQTMADIAESLVKSGVQRLIVAGGETSGAVVDRLEIPGFLVGAEIAAGVPVLRTVGYAGGDMLLALKSGNFGGAEFFSDAMRLMR; from the coding sequence GTGACCCTCGCGCTGGGCTGCATCGCCGACGACTACACCGGCGCCTCCGATCTCGCCAACACGTTGACGCGCGCAGGCTTGCGCACCATGCAGACGATCGGCGTGCCGGCCGACGATCTGAAGTTGCCCGACGTCGACGCCGTCGTGGTGTCGCTGAAGAGCCGTTCGATCGAGGCCGGGCTCGCGGTGTCGCGTTCACGCGCGGCCGAGAAATGGCTGCGCGGCCGCGGCGCGAGCCACGTGCTGTTCAAGATCTGCTCGACCTTCGATTCCACCGATGCCGGCAACATCGGCCCGGTAATGGACGCGCTGCGCGCCGATTGCGGCGAGGCGATCGTGCTGGTGACGCCGGCGTTCCCGGAGACCGGCCGCACCGTCTACCAGGGCAATCTGTTCGTCGGCGCCGTGCCGCTGAACGAGAGCCCGCTGAAGGACCATCCGCTCAACCCGATGCACGATTCCAACCTGGTGCGTGTACTCGCGCGCCAGAGCAACACCCAGATCGGACTCGTCGACCTTGCGACCCTCGCGCGCGGGGCTGACGCCGTGCGGGCCCGGCTTGCTGAACTATCCGGTAAGGGCATCGGCGCCGCGATCATCGACGCCGTGTTCGACCGCGACCTCGAGACCATCGGCCTCGTCGCGGCCGGTCATCGATTGTCGGTCGGCGCCTCCGGCATTGGCCTTGGGCTGGCGCGAGCGCTGGTGTCGACCGGCAGGGTCAAGCCTGCCGCGGCAAGCAGCGAGCAGGGCGCCGCCGTCGGCGGACAGGTCGCATGCCTTGCCGGAAGCTGCTCGCAGGCCACTCTTCAGCAGATCGCCAACGCCGAACGCGTCATGCCGGTGTTACATCTCGACACCCAGCGTATTCTTACGGGGACGGGTGAGGCGCAGCGTGCGCTCGACTGGGCAAGACCGCGACTGGCAGATGGTCCCGTGCTGATTGCATCGAGCGCGACTCCGGCTGACGTCGCGGCTCTCCAGGCGCGTCACGGCCGTGACGCAGCCGGCCATGCCATCGAGCAGACAATGGCGGATATCGCTGAAAGTCTCGTGAAATCAGGCGTGCAGCGCCTGATAGTCGCAGGTGGCGAGACCTCTGGCGCTGTCGTTGATCGACTGGAGATTCCCGGCTTTTTGGTGGGCGCAGAGATTGCTGCGGGCGTTCCGGTCTTGCGCACTGTGGGATACGCAGGCGGCGACATGCTGCTTGCGTTGAAGTCGGGAAATTTCGGTGGCGCGGAATTCTTCTCGGATGCGATGAGGCTCATGCGCTGA
- a CDS encoding efflux RND transporter periplasmic adaptor subunit, producing MSPTEPRSPVSHRKLGIFSVVALIAAGLVVGSGIRAREDQGSKLKEWTDDQAIPSVAVTLPNAKALSSTIDLPGRLEAYYRAPIFARVSGYLKSWSVDIGARVKAGQVIAEIEAPDLDQQLLQARADLASQQASARLSEATLNRRKTLVASNFVSAQEIDERTADLSNKNAAVKSGQANVERLEALAGYKKITVPFNGVVTSRDTDVGALINAGGGSGPAMFVVSDITKLRVYVNVPQNYVPAIKIGAKATISLPEYPNRTFQATVEASSQAVDVASGTTRMQLGLDNSSGELMPGGYASVKLSLQRDSAPLSIPASALIFNGSGLRVATVGAEDKVQFKTVTIARDLGKEIELASGIAPDDRVITAPPDGLSNGDQVRVVGAGGKPATASEKQAPKS from the coding sequence ATGTCGCCCACTGAACCCCGCTCGCCGGTGTCGCACCGGAAACTGGGCATTTTCAGCGTGGTGGCGCTGATTGCGGCAGGCCTCGTGGTCGGCTCGGGCATCCGGGCTCGCGAGGACCAGGGCTCCAAGCTGAAGGAGTGGACGGACGATCAGGCCATTCCGAGTGTTGCGGTGACGCTCCCCAACGCCAAGGCGCTCAGTTCCACGATCGACCTGCCGGGCCGGCTCGAGGCCTATTACCGCGCTCCGATTTTCGCGCGCGTCTCGGGCTATCTGAAAAGCTGGAGCGTGGACATCGGTGCCCGCGTCAAGGCCGGCCAGGTGATCGCCGAAATCGAGGCCCCCGACCTCGACCAGCAGCTGTTGCAGGCCCGCGCCGACCTTGCCAGCCAGCAGGCCAGCGCGAGACTGTCGGAAGCAACGCTCAACCGGCGCAAGACGCTGGTCGCCTCGAATTTCGTCTCCGCGCAGGAGATCGACGAGCGTACCGCCGATCTCTCCAACAAGAACGCGGCAGTCAAATCCGGCCAGGCCAATGTCGAGCGGCTCGAAGCGCTCGCCGGCTACAAGAAGATCACGGTGCCGTTCAATGGTGTGGTGACCTCGCGTGACACCGATGTCGGTGCACTGATCAACGCCGGCGGCGGCTCGGGGCCGGCAATGTTCGTGGTCTCCGACATCACCAAGCTGCGCGTCTACGTCAACGTGCCCCAGAACTACGTGCCGGCGATCAAGATCGGCGCCAAGGCCACGATCTCGCTGCCGGAATATCCGAACCGGACCTTCCAGGCGACGGTGGAAGCATCCTCGCAGGCCGTCGACGTCGCCTCGGGCACCACGCGCATGCAGCTCGGTCTCGACAATTCCTCGGGCGAGCTGATGCCCGGCGGCTATGCCAGCGTAAAGCTGAGCCTCCAGCGCGATTCCGCGCCGCTCAGCATTCCAGCCAGCGCCCTGATCTTCAACGGCAGCGGCCTGCGCGTTGCGACCGTCGGTGCTGAGGACAAAGTTCAGTTCAAGACCGTGACCATCGCCCGAGATCTCGGCAAGGAGATCGAGCTCGCTTCGGGAATTGCGCCCGACGACCGCGTCATCACCGCGCCGCCGGACGGCCTGTCCAACGGCGACCAGGTGCGCGTGGTTGGTGCCGGCGGCAAGCCGGCGACGGCGTCGGAGAAGCAGGCACCGAAGAGCTAG
- a CDS encoding methyl-accepting chemotaxis protein: MRKNFPVTETEYPVSDETLIVSRTDLKGKLTYFNEDFIAAAGFTSGELMGQPHNIVRHPDMPPEAFQNLWDTLKAGKPWLGAVKNRRKNGDFYWVLATASPIRANGQVTGFTSIRTRLPADQCKLAEEVYAAIREKKPHGYRIDAGIIRRRSLLDHFNIFTRTLGARLTTMMSVQTLFMLALGIGGALSSAGSASVILSLLAVVGAAIGGFVGLATKRAIGEPMRHLNDTMLNLVQDKLDNRILIERDDEIGEALRNLQTVQTIIRFSRDEVQAVQRRAEAQRKVEMTKLADGFEAAIGEIVETVSSAATELEASASTLSSTAGRAQELSVAVAAGSEEASANVHSVASAAEEMSSSVREISRQVQDSSRIAGEAVSQAQATTDRVSELSRAASRIGDVVELINAIAGQTNLLALNATIEAARAGEAGRGFAVVASEVKALAEQTAKATGEIGQQVGGIQAATHESVAAIGEISGTIARLSEISSAIAAAVEQQGAATQEIARNVQQAAQGTEQVSSNVGDVQRGATETGSASSQVLSAAQMLSRDSSRLKLEVGKFLGSVRAA; this comes from the coding sequence ATGCGCAAGAATTTTCCTGTCACTGAGACTGAATACCCCGTAAGCGATGAGACGTTGATCGTCTCGCGGACCGATCTCAAGGGCAAGCTCACCTACTTCAACGAGGACTTCATCGCCGCTGCGGGCTTCACGTCCGGCGAGTTGATGGGGCAACCGCACAACATCGTCCGTCATCCAGATATGCCGCCGGAGGCCTTTCAGAACCTCTGGGATACGCTGAAGGCCGGCAAGCCATGGCTTGGTGCGGTGAAGAACCGCCGCAAGAACGGCGATTTCTACTGGGTGCTGGCGACGGCCTCGCCGATCCGCGCGAACGGCCAGGTCACGGGCTTCACCTCGATCCGCACCAGGCTCCCGGCCGACCAGTGCAAGCTGGCCGAAGAGGTCTACGCCGCAATCCGCGAGAAGAAGCCGCACGGCTATCGCATCGACGCCGGTATCATCCGCCGTCGTTCGCTGCTCGATCATTTCAACATCTTCACGCGGACGCTGGGGGCCCGGCTGACGACGATGATGTCGGTCCAGACGCTTTTCATGCTGGCGCTGGGCATCGGCGGCGCGCTGTCCTCCGCTGGCTCGGCCAGCGTGATACTGTCGCTGCTGGCTGTCGTCGGCGCGGCGATCGGCGGCTTCGTAGGCCTTGCAACCAAGCGCGCGATCGGCGAGCCGATGCGGCATCTCAACGACACCATGCTCAATCTCGTGCAGGACAAGCTCGACAACCGTATCCTGATCGAGCGCGACGACGAGATCGGCGAGGCGCTGCGCAACCTGCAGACCGTGCAGACCATCATCCGTTTCAGCCGCGACGAGGTGCAGGCGGTGCAGCGCCGCGCAGAAGCGCAGCGCAAGGTCGAGATGACCAAGCTTGCCGACGGCTTCGAGGCCGCGATCGGCGAGATCGTCGAGACTGTGTCCTCGGCGGCGACTGAGCTCGAAGCTTCGGCATCGACACTGTCCTCGACCGCGGGCCGGGCGCAGGAATTGTCAGTCGCCGTTGCTGCAGGCTCCGAAGAGGCATCTGCCAATGTTCATTCGGTGGCGTCAGCCGCAGAGGAGATGTCGTCCTCCGTGCGTGAGATCAGCCGGCAAGTACAGGACTCCTCCAGGATCGCCGGCGAAGCGGTCAGTCAGGCTCAGGCAACCACTGACCGCGTCAGTGAACTGTCGCGGGCCGCATCACGGATCGGCGACGTTGTCGAACTCATCAATGCCATCGCTGGCCAGACCAACTTGCTGGCGTTAAACGCGACGATCGAGGCCGCGCGAGCCGGCGAGGCCGGCCGCGGCTTCGCAGTGGTCGCGTCCGAAGTGAAGGCGCTGGCCGAGCAGACGGCCAAGGCCACCGGCGAGATCGGCCAGCAGGTCGGCGGCATCCAGGCAGCGACTCATGAGTCGGTCGCTGCCATCGGCGAAATCAGCGGCACCATCGCGCGCCTGTCGGAGATATCTTCCGCGATAGCCGCGGCCGTGGAGCAGCAGGGAGCAGCGACCCAGGAAATCGCGCGCAACGTGCAGCAAGCAGCCCAGGGCACCGAGCAGGTCTCGTCCAATGTCGGTGACGTCCAGCGCGGCGCCACGGAGACCGGCTCGGCGTCGTCCCAGGTGCTGTCGGCGGCGCAGATGCTGTCGCGCGATTCGAGCCGGCTCAAGCTCGAGGTCGGCAAGTTCCTGGGCTCGGTCCGCGCGGCGTAA